Proteins encoded together in one Pseudomonas sp. ADAK13 window:
- a CDS encoding aminotransferase-like domain-containing protein: protein MPRARYKTLVDTFARDIRSGTLAAGTRLPTHRQLAASHGLALVTASRVYTELEAMGLVSGETGRGTFVREIALSPGQGVGQIAVAAGMIDLNFNYPSLPGQTDLLRTALRQLALSGDLAALLRYQPHAGRLHERAAVARHLASRGLTVQAEQVLIVSGAQHGLAVTMMSLLKPGDVVAVDALTYSGFKVLAETLHLEIVAIPVTATGPDLIFLEKLCARRPVRAVYSMPTLHNPLGWVMSMEQREHLVAIARRHDLTLIEDAAYAFLAEDAPPPLAELAPERTVYVSGLSKSVATGLRVGFVAAPQPWMAALERTVMATTWNTPGVMTAVAAAWLDDGTVQQLEAQKREDARARQTVAGEVLAGLNVIRHPSSYFLWLPLPEDARADQITMALARENISVSTAEPFAVSAHVPHALRVALGSVDREVLREALVKVRWAVEAY from the coding sequence ATGCCTCGCGCCCGCTACAAGACCCTGGTGGATACCTTCGCCCGGGATATCCGCTCCGGCACACTGGCGGCGGGCACCCGCTTGCCGACCCACCGCCAGTTGGCCGCCAGCCACGGTCTGGCGCTGGTCACGGCCAGCCGGGTGTACACCGAGCTGGAGGCCATGGGCCTGGTCAGTGGCGAGACCGGGCGCGGGACCTTTGTACGGGAAATCGCGTTGTCGCCGGGGCAGGGCGTCGGTCAGATCGCGGTGGCCGCGGGCATGATCGACCTCAACTTCAATTACCCGTCGCTGCCGGGCCAGACTGACCTGCTGCGCACGGCGTTGCGCCAATTGGCGCTGTCCGGCGACCTGGCCGCACTGCTGCGCTATCAGCCTCATGCCGGCCGCCTGCATGAGCGGGCGGCGGTGGCGCGGCACCTGGCGAGCCGTGGCCTGACGGTGCAAGCCGAGCAGGTGCTGATTGTCAGCGGGGCCCAGCACGGGCTGGCAGTGACCATGATGTCGCTGTTGAAGCCCGGCGATGTGGTGGCGGTGGATGCGCTGACCTATTCCGGGTTCAAGGTACTGGCCGAGACACTGCACCTGGAAATCGTCGCGATCCCGGTAACCGCGACCGGCCCGGACCTGATCTTCCTCGAAAAACTCTGTGCCCGGCGCCCGGTACGTGCGGTGTACAGCATGCCGACCTTGCATAACCCGTTGGGTTGGGTGATGAGCATGGAGCAGCGCGAGCACCTGGTGGCGATTGCCCGCCGGCATGATTTGACCCTGATCGAGGACGCCGCCTACGCGTTTCTAGCCGAGGACGCTCCACCACCCTTGGCCGAACTGGCGCCGGAGCGCACGGTGTATGTGTCGGGGCTGTCCAAGAGTGTCGCCACCGGGCTGCGGGTGGGTTTCGTCGCCGCGCCCCAGCCGTGGATGGCGGCGCTGGAACGTACGGTCATGGCCACCACCTGGAACACCCCTGGAGTGATGACTGCCGTCGCGGCGGCGTGGCTCGACGACGGCACCGTGCAGCAACTGGAAGCGCAAAAACGCGAGGATGCCCGGGCGCGTCAGACGGTGGCCGGTGAGGTGTTGGCGGGGCTCAATGTGATCCGCCATCCGTCCTCGTATTTCTTGTGGCTGCCCTTGCCGGAAGACGCCCGCGCCGACCAGATCACCATGGCGCTGGCGCGGGAAAATATCTCGGTGTCCACCGCCGAGCCGTTTGCCGTCTCGGCCCACGTGCCCCATGCCTTGCGCGTGGCGCTGGGGTCGGTGGATCGGGAGGTACTGCGCGAGGCGCTGGTGAAAGTGCGCTGGGCGGTGGAGGCGTACTAG
- a CDS encoding MAPEG family protein: protein MTVYALCVLVLFIKMLAISCYQGYFRLRHLAFINSEDAGFFKRAANSQELPQVSRGARAWANDLENIPLFFVLGGLCVALEATSVATSWLFCTFTVARVMHTLMYLSGRQPLRTVAYCVGVACLCGLAGVLGLSLTE from the coding sequence ATGACGGTGTATGCCCTGTGCGTGTTGGTCCTGTTCATCAAGATGTTGGCGATCTCTTGCTATCAAGGCTATTTCCGCCTCAGGCACCTTGCGTTCATCAACAGTGAGGATGCCGGCTTCTTCAAGCGGGCAGCAAATTCGCAGGAACTGCCGCAGGTCAGCCGAGGTGCCAGAGCCTGGGCGAATGACCTGGAGAATATTCCGTTGTTCTTTGTCCTGGGTGGGTTGTGCGTCGCATTGGAGGCGACCAGCGTTGCCACGAGCTGGCTGTTCTGCACGTTCACCGTCGCGCGGGTGATGCATACGCTGATGTACCTGAGTGGCCGCCAGCCCTTGCGTACGGTCGCTTACTGCGTGGGAGTGGCTTGCCTGTGCGGGCTGGCTGGTGTGCTCGGCCTTAGCCTCACCGAGTAA
- a CDS encoding RidA family protein, producing the protein MTPDQKYAAAMVRLGYQLNEFKIGGNYTPLLRDGNHVYISGQIPRVGDAIVLPGKVGESLSLADAQIAAGVSALRCLGLLKQALGSLDQVKAILKINVYVRSAEDFDQQSEVANGASDLLNEILGAAGAHTRTSVGVLQLPKGAAVEIDMVAVAQG; encoded by the coding sequence ATGACACCGGATCAAAAGTACGCGGCCGCCATGGTGCGCCTGGGTTATCAACTCAACGAGTTCAAGATCGGCGGCAACTACACGCCGCTGTTAAGGGATGGCAATCACGTTTACATCAGCGGCCAGATCCCGCGGGTGGGTGATGCCATCGTGCTGCCGGGCAAGGTCGGTGAAAGCCTCAGCCTGGCCGACGCACAGATTGCGGCGGGCGTCAGCGCGTTGCGTTGCCTGGGGCTGCTCAAGCAGGCGCTGGGCTCGCTGGATCAGGTCAAGGCGATCCTGAAGATCAACGTGTACGTGCGCAGCGCGGAGGACTTTGACCAGCAAAGCGAAGTGGCCAACGGCGCGTCCGACCTGCTGAACGAGATTCTGGGCGCAGCCGGGGCCCACACGCGCACCTCGGTGGGCGTGCTGCAACTGCCCAAGGGCGCAGCGGTGGAAATCGACATGGTCGCCGTGGCACAGGGCTGA
- a CDS encoding LysE family translocator — MDFHSLLAYTLVAAIAIASPGPAILMALNNSLAYGARSTLWSSLGNVSGVFCVSAAAMLGLGALILSSEWVFNGVKILGAGYLFYLGAKSLFKKNPLLAANSQAPTRVNAPSPWKLYKLAFLTAVTNPKAVLFFTALFPQFINQHGALLPQFMVLTLIFMALSALSLTLYALLAAQAKGLLARPTFSKWVDRVVGSTFIAFGTLLLTMRRQTA, encoded by the coding sequence ATGGATTTTCACTCTCTACTCGCCTACACCCTCGTCGCCGCCATTGCCATCGCCAGCCCGGGCCCGGCGATCCTGATGGCGCTGAACAACAGCCTGGCCTATGGCGCACGCTCAACGCTGTGGTCTTCGCTGGGTAATGTCAGTGGCGTGTTCTGCGTATCCGCCGCGGCGATGCTGGGGCTGGGTGCGTTGATCCTCAGCTCCGAATGGGTGTTCAACGGGGTAAAAATCCTCGGTGCCGGCTACCTGTTTTATCTGGGTGCCAAAAGCCTGTTCAAGAAGAACCCATTGCTGGCCGCCAACTCCCAGGCACCGACGCGGGTCAACGCCCCTTCGCCCTGGAAACTCTACAAGCTGGCGTTCCTGACCGCCGTCACCAACCCCAAGGCCGTGTTGTTTTTTACCGCACTGTTCCCGCAGTTCATCAACCAGCACGGCGCACTGCTCCCGCAATTCATGGTGCTGACCCTGATTTTCATGGCGCTGTCGGCATTGTCGCTGACCCTGTACGCCCTGCTCGCCGCACAGGCCAAGGGCTTGCTTGCGCGGCCAACATTTTCCAAGTGGGTGGACCGGGTAGTGGGCTCGACCTTTATCGCGTTCGGCACACTGCTGCTGACGATGCGTCGGCAAACGGCCTAG
- a CDS encoding DMT family transporter, which yields MERTTHLNTREHNASGWINGFIGVVIFSGSLPATRLAVLEFDPVFLTVARATIAALLGLCLLWLFKEKRPARQQLLPLAIVALGVVIGFPLLTALALQYVTSAHSIVFVGLLPLATAVFGVLRGGERPKPVFWLFSILGSLLVVGYAVSQGLSAAPLGDVLMLLAIVVCGLGYAEGAKLSRTLGGWQVICWALVISLPIVAPLTAIFAPQSFTGISLPAWLCLAYVSLFSMLIGFVFWYRGLAQGGIAAVGQLQLLQPFFGLALAATLLHEQVSLGMLVVTVAVIACVAGAKKFAR from the coding sequence ATGGAACGCACCACCCACCTCAACACCCGGGAACACAACGCCAGCGGCTGGATCAATGGCTTTATCGGCGTGGTGATCTTCAGCGGTTCACTGCCCGCCACGCGCCTGGCGGTGCTGGAATTTGATCCGGTGTTCCTGACCGTCGCCCGCGCCACCATCGCCGCCCTGCTCGGCCTGTGCCTGCTGTGGCTGTTCAAGGAAAAGCGCCCGGCCCGCCAGCAGTTGTTGCCCCTGGCAATCGTCGCGCTGGGCGTTGTGATCGGCTTCCCGCTGCTCACCGCATTGGCCTTGCAGTACGTCACCAGCGCCCACTCCATCGTGTTTGTCGGCCTGCTGCCATTGGCCACTGCGGTGTTCGGCGTGTTGCGTGGCGGCGAGCGGCCCAAGCCGGTGTTCTGGCTGTTCTCGATCCTCGGCAGCCTGCTGGTGGTGGGCTACGCCGTGTCCCAAGGCCTGAGCGCCGCGCCACTCGGGGATGTGCTGATGCTGCTCGCGATTGTGGTGTGCGGCCTGGGTTATGCCGAAGGCGCCAAACTCTCGCGCACCCTGGGCGGCTGGCAGGTGATCTGCTGGGCACTGGTGATCTCGCTGCCGATCGTCGCGCCACTGACGGCGATTTTCGCCCCGCAGTCTTTCACCGGCATCAGTCTGCCCGCCTGGCTCTGCCTGGCCTATGTATCGCTGTTCAGCATGCTGATCGGGTTTGTGTTCTGGTATCGCGGGCTGGCCCAGGGCGGCATCGCCGCCGTGGGCCAGTTGCAGTTGCTGCAACCGTTCTTTGGCCTGGCACTGGCGGCCACGCTGCTGCATGAGCAGGTGAGCCTGGGCATGCTGGTGGTGACGGTCGCGGTGATTGCCTGTGTGGCGGGCGCGAAAAAGTTTGCGCGCTAG
- a CDS encoding MFS transporter, whose product MDDIAYSDKQRWLALTRINTLSVLSQIVQIGTITPLLSLSLEQKGVDPAKIGVIVSASWIAILLLYKVVPRLLGHRGLVRANLLSVVLTVLGLIGMTLTSELALLFALNFVLGIGLILRWIACDTWIVSVATDSERGRAIGVHETLMGLGIAVGPLLLVVFGVDSAIPYYACAAIVLLSGGLALSLKGHDSRPKTPAEKRHGKLFSVIPVALCGAFIAGFSETSSVSFLGAYSLSTGYVLTAATLLISVFGIGGTVLQLPIGWMADRSSYKTGQLVCGLVVLLGTLAIPFSQSLPWLSTLIVFVWGGAIGGMNTLAVIEAGDRVAEHQVSTAMTAIALFYTLGSVLGPIATGATVSYVSPHGLMISVGVAGGLFIALLMLRKTA is encoded by the coding sequence ATGGACGATATTGCTTACAGCGACAAACAACGCTGGCTGGCCCTGACCCGCATCAACACCCTGTCGGTGCTGTCCCAGATTGTGCAAATCGGCACCATCACGCCGTTGCTGTCGTTGTCCCTGGAACAGAAGGGCGTGGACCCGGCGAAAATCGGGGTGATCGTCAGCGCCTCGTGGATCGCGATCCTGCTGCTGTACAAGGTCGTGCCACGGTTGTTGGGGCACCGGGGATTGGTCAGGGCCAATCTGCTCAGCGTGGTCCTGACTGTGCTGGGGCTGATCGGCATGACGCTGACCAGCGAGCTGGCGCTGCTGTTCGCGTTGAACTTTGTGCTGGGCATCGGCTTGATCCTGCGCTGGATCGCTTGTGATACCTGGATCGTCTCCGTGGCCACCGACAGCGAACGCGGCCGGGCCATTGGCGTGCACGAAACCCTGATGGGCCTGGGAATTGCCGTCGGGCCCTTGCTGCTGGTGGTGTTCGGGGTCGACAGTGCGATTCCCTATTACGCCTGCGCGGCCATCGTGCTGCTGTCCGGCGGCCTTGCGTTGAGCTTGAAAGGGCACGATTCGCGGCCGAAAACACCGGCGGAGAAACGCCACGGCAAACTGTTCAGCGTGATCCCGGTGGCGTTGTGCGGCGCGTTTATCGCCGGGTTCTCGGAGACCTCATCGGTGTCCTTCCTCGGTGCCTACAGTCTCTCGACGGGCTATGTGCTGACGGCGGCGACGTTGCTGATCTCGGTATTCGGCATCGGCGGTACCGTGCTGCAACTGCCCATCGGCTGGATGGCGGACAGAAGCTCGTACAAGACCGGCCAGTTGGTCTGCGGCCTGGTGGTGCTGCTGGGCACCCTGGCGATTCCCTTCAGCCAATCGCTGCCGTGGTTGTCGACGCTGATCGTATTTGTGTGGGGCGGCGCGATTGGCGGCATGAACACCCTGGCGGTGATCGAGGCGGGAGACCGGGTGGCCGAGCATCAGGTGTCTACCGCGATGACTGCGATTGCGCTGTTCTACACCCTGGGCAGCGTGCTCGGGCCGATTGCCACGGGGGCGACGGTGTCTTACGTCAGCCCTCATGGCTTGATGATCAGTGTCGGCGTGGCCGGTGGACTGTTTATCGCGTTGCTGATGTTGAGGAAGACCGCCTAG
- a CDS encoding cystathionine gamma-synthase has protein sequence MTQHDKSAFATRVIHAGQSPDPTTGALMPPIYANSTYLQDSPGVHKGFDYGRSHNPTRFALERCVADLEGGTQAFAFASGLAAISTVLELLDAGAHVVSGNDLYGGTFRLFDKVRQRSAGHRFSFVDLTDLSAFEAALQDDTRMVWVETPSNPLLSLADLAAIARVCKARGIICVADNTFASPWIQRPLELGFDIVVHSTTKYLNGHSDVIGGIAVVGQNPELAERLGFLQNSVGAIAGPFDAFLTLRGVKTLALRMERHCSNALELATWLEQQPQVARVYYPGLASHPQHELARRQMRGFGGMISVDLKSDLAGATRFLENVKIFALAESLGGVESLIEHPAIMTHASIPAATRAQLGIGDGLVRLSVGVEDVEDLRADLAQALSTI, from the coding sequence ATGACCCAGCACGATAAAAGCGCCTTCGCCACCCGCGTGATCCATGCCGGGCAATCCCCGGACCCGACCACCGGGGCGCTGATGCCGCCGATCTACGCCAACTCCACCTACCTGCAGGACAGCCCCGGCGTTCACAAAGGCTTTGACTACGGGCGCTCCCACAACCCGACGCGCTTTGCCCTGGAACGCTGCGTGGCCGACCTTGAAGGTGGCACCCAGGCCTTCGCGTTTGCCTCCGGGCTGGCGGCGATCTCCACCGTGCTGGAACTGCTCGACGCCGGCGCCCACGTGGTCTCCGGCAACGACCTGTACGGCGGCACCTTCCGCCTGTTCGACAAAGTGCGCCAACGCAGCGCCGGGCATCGCTTCAGCTTCGTCGACCTGACCGACCTGTCGGCCTTCGAAGCGGCGTTGCAGGACGACACGCGGATGGTCTGGGTCGAAACCCCAAGCAACCCGCTGCTGAGCCTGGCCGACCTCGCCGCTATCGCCCGGGTGTGCAAGGCCCGCGGCATCATCTGCGTGGCCGACAACACCTTCGCCAGCCCCTGGATCCAGCGCCCGCTGGAGCTGGGATTCGACATCGTGGTGCACTCCACCACCAAGTACCTCAACGGCCACTCCGACGTGATCGGCGGCATTGCAGTGGTGGGCCAGAATCCCGAGTTGGCCGAGCGCCTGGGCTTCCTGCAAAACTCCGTGGGGGCGATTGCCGGGCCGTTCGACGCCTTCCTGACCCTGCGCGGGGTGAAGACCCTGGCGCTGCGCATGGAGCGCCATTGCAGCAACGCACTGGAACTGGCGACGTGGCTGGAGCAACAGCCGCAGGTGGCGCGGGTTTACTACCCGGGGCTGGCCTCGCACCCGCAACATGAACTGGCGCGCCGGCAGATGCGCGGGTTTGGCGGGATGATTTCGGTGGACCTGAAAAGCGACCTGGCGGGTGCGACACGCTTCCTGGAAAACGTGAAGATTTTTGCCCTGGCCGAAAGCCTCGGCGGTGTGGAAAGCCTGATCGAACACCCGGCAATCATGACCCACGCGAGCATCCCGGCGGCGACCCGGGCGCAGTTGGGGATTGGTGACGGGTTGGTGCGGTTGTCGGTGGGGGTTGAGGATGTGGAGGATCTGCGGGCGGATCTGGCGCAGGCGTTGTCCACGATCTAA
- a CDS encoding CPBP family intramembrane glutamic endopeptidase → MIAGAFAVLVHYGVYLLPGLILFGLWFVLTPKTVPGVRIVILLLAFVLMRDAMTPLGLWALSREVQIQFTANPLVLAALGGLSLGLIALLSRLAPELWQLTVLFKGKRAAGLAVGLVAGCLIGLPLRLYQGIEPAAIPAYWTWLLGMLVLAYCANALEEVLFRGFLQGYLEQHVTPLRAALISALAFAACHSFLALSVTQLGWSVLAFTLIEGLACGLVRLRYGVVAATATHGTAILLIAVPMV, encoded by the coding sequence GTGATCGCCGGGGCCTTTGCGGTACTGGTCCACTATGGGGTGTATCTGCTTCCCGGGCTGATCCTGTTTGGCCTGTGGTTTGTCCTCACGCCGAAAACGGTGCCGGGCGTGCGCATCGTTATCCTGCTGCTGGCATTCGTGCTGATGCGCGATGCGATGACGCCGCTGGGCCTGTGGGCACTGAGCCGCGAGGTGCAGATCCAGTTCACCGCCAACCCCTTGGTGCTGGCCGCGCTGGGCGGGTTATCCCTTGGGCTGATTGCGCTGCTCTCGCGCCTGGCGCCGGAGTTGTGGCAACTCACGGTGCTGTTCAAAGGCAAGCGTGCTGCGGGCCTGGCGGTGGGGCTGGTGGCGGGGTGTTTGATCGGCCTGCCATTGCGGCTTTACCAGGGCATCGAGCCGGCGGCAATCCCGGCTTACTGGACCTGGCTGCTGGGCATGCTGGTGCTTGCCTACTGCGCCAACGCGCTGGAAGAGGTGCTGTTTCGCGGCTTCCTGCAGGGCTATCTCGAACAGCACGTCACGCCCTTGCGCGCAGCGTTGATCAGCGCGTTGGCGTTCGCCGCGTGCCATTCATTCCTGGCGCTGAGCGTGACTCAATTGGGCTGGTCGGTGTTGGCGTTTACCCTGATTGAAGGGCTGGCCTGCGGGCTGGTGCGCCTGCGCTACGGCGTGGTGGCGGCGACGGCGACCCATGGCACGGCGATTTTGCTGATTGCCGTGCCGATGGTGTGA
- a CDS encoding nuclear transport factor 2 family protein, with amino-acid sequence MQNVKVLIGFLCLFSGYAAAAPVASDKDVAVAVDHLTQAMLHKDIPQLQALTANNLTYGHSSGKIQNKQEFIADIETGRSGFKTLEMQKQTITLNGDTALVRNHFSAQAVNSGVEVPTEIENFQVWQKQKGKWLLIGRQAYKF; translated from the coding sequence ATGCAAAACGTCAAGGTTCTGATTGGTTTTCTGTGCCTGTTCAGCGGCTACGCAGCCGCCGCCCCTGTTGCGAGTGACAAGGATGTAGCCGTTGCGGTCGATCACCTGACCCAGGCCATGCTGCACAAGGACATCCCGCAACTGCAGGCCCTCACTGCGAACAACCTCACCTACGGCCACTCCAGCGGCAAGATCCAGAACAAGCAGGAATTCATCGCTGACATTGAAACCGGCAGAAGCGGCTTCAAGACCCTGGAAATGCAAAAACAGACCATCACCCTCAATGGCGACACCGCCCTGGTGCGCAACCACTTTTCCGCACAGGCGGTGAACAGTGGCGTTGAGGTGCCTACCGAAATTGAGAACTTCCAGGTCTGGCAGAAACAGAAAGGCAAGTGGCTGCTGATCGGGCGCCAGGCCTACAAGTTCTGA
- a CDS encoding PaaI family thioesterase: MPALSLQDTTAPEGVCYGCGSSNPHGLHIKSRWDADGIHVIAEHQPDAQYCGWPDLVYGGLIAMLVDCHSNWTAMAYHYQAEQREPGTLPRIDCVTGNLGIKFIKPTPMGVPLTLRAKVEGEVGRKTRVVCEVYADGVLTAIGDSVFVRVDTGRLAAAAHGREA; this comes from the coding sequence ATGCCCGCGCTTTCCCTGCAAGACACCACCGCCCCCGAAGGCGTCTGTTACGGTTGCGGCAGCAGCAACCCCCACGGCCTGCACATCAAGAGCCGCTGGGACGCCGACGGCATCCACGTGATCGCCGAGCACCAGCCCGACGCCCAATACTGCGGCTGGCCAGACCTGGTCTACGGCGGGTTGATCGCGATGCTGGTGGACTGCCATTCGAACTGGACCGCCATGGCCTATCACTACCAGGCCGAACAGCGTGAACCGGGGACCCTGCCGCGTATCGACTGCGTCACCGGTAACCTGGGCATAAAATTTATCAAGCCCACGCCGATGGGCGTGCCGCTGACCTTGCGCGCGAAAGTCGAGGGTGAGGTCGGCCGCAAGACCCGCGTGGTATGCGAGGTGTACGCCGATGGCGTGCTGACGGCAATTGGCGACTCGGTGTTCGTGCGGGTCGACACCGGGCGGTTGGCCGCCGCGGCCCATGGCCGGGAAGCCTGA
- a CDS encoding YceI family protein, with product MKRRLLAAFLTLGTLSSAYAVEYTDVNPAASTISFTYDQMGQQVYGTFGTYSATLRFDTQNPAAASTVLTIQLPSINAGSDDANTELPKPGWFDMTTYPLGTFTSTHITDLGDNRYLFSGNLTLKGQTRPVEVKVALKEQSGIGVFDGEFVLKRDDFKIGAGEWADSVVSNEILIKFKMVAPER from the coding sequence ATGAAACGTCGATTGCTAGCCGCCTTCCTTACCCTCGGCACCTTGTCCAGCGCGTATGCCGTGGAATACACCGACGTCAACCCGGCGGCGAGCACTATCAGCTTCACCTATGACCAGATGGGCCAGCAGGTGTACGGCACCTTCGGCACGTATTCGGCCACCCTGCGTTTCGATACGCAAAACCCCGCCGCCGCCAGCACCGTGCTGACCATCCAACTGCCGAGCATCAATGCCGGCAGCGACGACGCCAACACCGAACTGCCCAAGCCCGGCTGGTTCGACATGACCACCTACCCGTTGGGCACCTTCACCTCCACCCACATCACCGACCTGGGCGACAACCGCTACCTGTTCAGCGGCAACCTGACCCTCAAGGGCCAGACCAGGCCGGTGGAGGTCAAGGTGGCCCTGAAGGAGCAAAGCGGCATTGGCGTGTTCGACGGCGAATTCGTGCTCAAGCGCGACGACTTCAAGATCGGCGCGGGCGAGTGGGCCGACAGCGTGGTGTCGAACGAGATCCTCATCAAGTTCAAGATGGTTGCGCCTGAACGCTGA
- a CDS encoding DUF2834 domain-containing protein yields MHRPWIALVGLLAFALYTVITMLMAEHSLMAFGLELMSRPDTAQVVIDLYLMALMACVWMYRDARARGKSLVSVLPYWLITAVFVSVGPLLYLVVNGFRRCSGSR; encoded by the coding sequence ATGCACAGACCCTGGATCGCCCTTGTCGGGTTGTTGGCGTTTGCCCTGTACACCGTGATTACGATGCTGATGGCCGAGCACTCGCTCATGGCGTTCGGGCTTGAATTGATGTCCAGGCCGGACACCGCCCAGGTGGTGATTGACCTGTACCTGATGGCGCTGATGGCGTGCGTGTGGATGTACCGGGATGCGCGGGCCAGAGGCAAATCGTTGGTGTCGGTGTTGCCTTATTGGTTGATAACGGCGGTTTTTGTGTCCGTGGGGCCGCTGTTGTACCTCGTGGTCAACGGGTTCCGCCGCTGTTCGGGGAGCCGATGA
- a CDS encoding MmyB family transcriptional regulator yields the protein MSSPPFPRANPDTTAGSQLRALRRQARLSQLELALITGVSQRHLSCIETGRAKPSPGTLHNLLMALEAPLEQCNSVFLAAGFAPRYEATPLASPSMEAIREAINHVLHANNPAPAIVLGSHWEVLAANASTQVLFDLVGIKPDAAEGLNLLVTLLQPGGLGDHLANAEEIRTVAWQRASREALGNPELARILDSLPAPQSPGALANELPPLVLTRLHSREGELNFMSTFTTFGMPQDITVTSLRIEHLIPADAQTWQVMTAAYERSK from the coding sequence ATGAGCAGCCCACCTTTCCCCCGCGCAAACCCCGACACCACCGCTGGTTCGCAACTGCGCGCGCTGCGTCGGCAAGCCAGATTGAGCCAGCTGGAACTGGCGCTGATCACCGGGGTTTCCCAGCGCCACTTGAGCTGTATCGAGACCGGCCGTGCCAAGCCCAGCCCGGGCACGCTGCATAATCTGTTGATGGCCCTGGAGGCCCCGCTGGAGCAGTGCAACAGCGTGTTCCTGGCCGCCGGCTTCGCCCCCCGCTATGAGGCGACCCCGCTCGCGTCACCGTCGATGGAAGCCATTCGCGAGGCCATCAACCATGTGCTGCACGCGAACAATCCTGCACCGGCCATCGTGCTGGGCAGCCATTGGGAAGTGCTCGCCGCCAATGCCAGTACCCAGGTGCTGTTCGATCTGGTGGGGATCAAGCCGGACGCAGCTGAGGGTTTGAATTTGCTGGTCACCCTGCTGCAGCCTGGCGGCCTGGGTGATCATCTGGCCAACGCTGAAGAAATCCGCACCGTCGCCTGGCAACGGGCATCCCGAGAGGCGTTGGGCAACCCGGAACTTGCCAGGATTCTGGACAGCCTGCCGGCCCCGCAGAGCCCCGGGGCCTTGGCCAATGAACTGCCGCCACTGGTGCTGACACGCCTCCACTCCCGGGAAGGTGAGTTGAACTTCATGTCGACCTTCACCACCTTCGGCATGCCGCAGGACATCACCGTGACGTCCCTGCGCATCGAGCATTTGATTCCGGCGGATGCACAGACGTGGCAGGTGATGACCGCGGCGTATGAACGGTCGAAATAG